From the Lathyrus oleraceus cultivar Zhongwan6 chromosome 4, CAAS_Psat_ZW6_1.0, whole genome shotgun sequence genome, one window contains:
- the LOC127136737 gene encoding uncharacterized protein LOC127136737, translated as MEQLQENQDVLQEEVSQVRSQMWQLMETVQAFASGQEVREKMQEEMNQRASTTNPPTPPAVETPNPVPQVDPLININTPSGVPNGNPRPHVFEIDDQYDAFFSPRAASQDGAFGSATNEVERKVKAIEEKLKAMGNTDVLGLDAEEMCRVHGVIILAKFKVPDFEKYKGNSDPMTHIRTYCRKMAAYSSDDQFLMQFFQDSLSGASLD; from the coding sequence ATGGAGCAACTTCAAGAGAACCAAGATGTCCTTCAAGAAGAAGTATCCCAGGTGCGGTCCCAAATGTGGCAGTTGATGGAGACTGTTCAAGCATTCGCAAGTGGCCAAGAGGTTAGGGAAAAGATGCAAGAAGAAATGAATCAACGTGCCAGTACTACCAATCCTCCTACCCCTCCAGCGGTCGAGACTCCGAATCCAGTTCCTCAAGTTGACCCTCTAATCAACATTAACACACCCAGTGGTGTTCCAAACGGCAATCCTCGTCCGCATGTTTTTGAGATAGACGACCAATACGATGCATTCTTCAGCCCAAGGGCTGCTTCTCAAGATGGCGCCTTCGGTTCAGCAACCAACGAGGTGGAGAGGAAGGTGAAGGCTATCGAGGAAAAGCTCAAGGCAATGGGGAACACTGATGTTTTGGGCCTTGATGCGGAAGAAATGTGTCGGGTACATGGGGTCATCATTCTGGCCAAGTTCAAAGTtccggactttgaaaaatataagggaaatagcGACCCTATGACGCACATCAGGACATACTGCCGAAAGATGGCTGCCTATTCCAGCGATGATCAATTTTTAATGCAATTTTTCCAAGATTCCCTCagtggggcatctttggattga